A window from bacterium encodes these proteins:
- a CDS encoding MFS transporter, whose amino-acid sequence MPSLFLLVIAYLGFISLGLPDSILGVVWPSVYPHFGLTAGHLGVVLTATVSGYLVSSLLAGRVLQLLGVGGLLAASCALVSVSLAGFALAPVWLVFVGSAVIAGLGAGAIDSGLNAYAARHFSARQMNWLHACWGVGATLSAMTAAALLARHFPWQWTYGSLCILMVGMTALFTLSLNAWQRSPEPTAESPGPALSAQDQVPATMREALRHPLVIAQVVVFFVYSGFEMTAANWSYTLLTQYRELSEGLAGTAVSLFWVSLTAGRFLLGAIADQVGVRRLLIRCVTAGLLGGLCFVLAPWPWVCIMGLAVLGASLAPLYPGMMTLTPRHLGRLAEHAVGFQVGGAMLGQVSIPSLGGVLLVAYGPAALNGLVGVMALLLWLAIMGLLWAARREKAV is encoded by the coding sequence TAACGGCCGGCCACCTGGGGGTGGTGCTCACCGCGACGGTGAGCGGCTACCTGGTTTCCAGCCTCCTGGCGGGGCGTGTCTTGCAACTGCTTGGGGTTGGTGGCCTGCTGGCGGCGAGCTGCGCGCTGGTCTCGGTCAGCTTGGCGGGATTCGCGCTCGCTCCGGTCTGGCTAGTCTTCGTCGGGAGTGCCGTCATCGCGGGGCTGGGGGCAGGGGCCATCGACTCAGGCCTCAACGCCTACGCCGCCCGTCACTTCTCGGCTCGTCAGATGAACTGGCTTCACGCCTGCTGGGGGGTCGGGGCCACCCTGTCCGCCATGACCGCCGCCGCGCTCCTGGCGAGGCACTTCCCCTGGCAATGGACCTACGGATCCCTGTGCATCCTGATGGTCGGGATGACCGCCCTCTTCACGCTGAGCCTGAATGCCTGGCAAAGGAGCCCCGAGCCTACGGCGGAGTCCCCGGGACCTGCCCTCTCGGCTCAAGACCAGGTCCCGGCCACGATGCGTGAGGCGCTGCGACACCCGCTGGTCATCGCCCAGGTGGTGGTTTTCTTCGTGTACAGCGGCTTCGAGATGACGGCCGCGAACTGGTCCTATACGCTCCTCACCCAGTACCGGGAATTGTCCGAGGGGCTCGCCGGTACGGCCGTGAGCCTCTTCTGGGTCTCGCTCACGGCGGGGCGGTTCTTGCTCGGAGCGATCGCCGATCAGGTGGGCGTCCGGCGTCTTTTAATCCGCTGCGTCACTGCGGGCCTGCTCGGTGGGCTCTGCTTCGTCCTCGCGCCCTGGCCATGGGTCTGCATCATGGGGCTCGCCGTACTGGGAGCCTCATTGGCCCCGCTGTACCCCGGCATGATGACCCTGACCCCTCGCCATCTCGGCCGCCTTGCCGAGCATGCGGTCGGGTTCCAGGTCGGCGGCGCCATGCTCGGCCAGGTGAGTATCCCCAGCCTCGGCGGGGTCTTGCTGGTGGCCTATGGCCCAGCTGCACTCAACGGCCTGGTGGGCGTCATGGCCCTGTTGCTCTGGTTGGCGATCATGGGGCTGCTTTGGGCAGCCCGCCGCGAGAAGGCAGTCTAG